In Leptolyngbya sp. 'hensonii', the following are encoded in one genomic region:
- a CDS encoding chloride channel protein: MSRSESKAWLILSMPLASFLSSSLQRLLRPKSLAIFEACLIGLISALAAVLLKQSIAWLENWQGSISGPLPIWLALPLMGILGGLLSGILIERLAPEASGSGIPQVKAALAYVPIALDLRVALVKLVSTTLALGSGLSLGRQGPTVQIGAALAAQSSRWIAPSPTYQRQLVAAGAAAGLAAGFNAPIAGVLFVIEELLQDLSDLTLGTAILAAFVGGVVSRLLGGRGLIPELNGIDTSFSLQEIPFLLILGAIAGVLGGLFCQGILASLAFYRNWFRPWALSWRMALAGGVTGIVLALLPPILRSSTESQDFLVVGNTTWQMVAIAFLARCFLILVAYGSGAPGGLFAPSLLLGSALGGLMEIAVQGFQHISGAHFFISSPTIYALTGMGAFFSAVTRGPITAIVIVFEMTADFNVVLPLMIGSVASYLVAERLFQGSIYKHLLELRGIHLEQKAPADQRWQTLTAADIMQRRVETLSSQMTIEEARQAFARSHHRGFPVVEAGKLVGILSQSDLGKAVQRQMAGHLPLSLIMSHRLVTVGPTDSLAHVLYLLNHYQVSRLPVTEGRKLIGIITRADIIRAESDQVSGETNPLGPKPEPSYVVYQTQAPATGQGRLLVPLSNPETADALLRLAATIAKQRHYELECLQVVLVPRHKAPSETPVDITASRYLMDHAVQQGQTWKIPVHTQVRVAHDVAQAVLETIKERHIDLLLMGWKGSTTTPGRIFGNAVDTAIRQAACDVILVKLSDRLKLHLPAGELLTRESAYDALLRLVTLNRWLVPTAGGPNAQYAITLMPALTSLSRKAEVRLCQVFPPSETAYDISTLETNAQFLRQQLASPVITIPLCAKSVSDAVIDMAQKDQCDVIVLGASREGLLQQVIQGNIPEAISHHCDCTVILVRKALA, translated from the coding sequence ATGTCACGATCTGAAAGCAAAGCCTGGTTAATTTTGTCAATGCCCCTGGCGTCCTTCCTCTCTTCTTCTCTGCAGCGCCTGCTTCGACCTAAATCCCTGGCCATTTTCGAAGCCTGCCTGATTGGTCTCATCTCAGCTTTGGCTGCTGTGTTACTCAAGCAGTCGATCGCCTGGTTGGAAAACTGGCAGGGATCGATCAGTGGGCCTCTCCCCATCTGGTTGGCTCTACCCCTGATGGGGATCCTGGGTGGGCTGCTGAGTGGCATCTTGATTGAGCGGCTAGCCCCGGAAGCTTCCGGAAGCGGTATTCCCCAGGTGAAGGCAGCCCTGGCCTACGTTCCCATTGCCTTAGATCTGCGGGTGGCCCTGGTGAAATTGGTGAGCACGACTCTGGCCCTGGGCTCTGGCTTATCCTTGGGCCGACAAGGGCCAACTGTACAGATCGGAGCCGCTCTGGCCGCCCAATCCAGTCGCTGGATCGCCCCTTCTCCTACTTACCAGCGACAACTCGTTGCCGCCGGGGCCGCCGCCGGATTAGCAGCAGGGTTCAATGCCCCGATCGCAGGCGTGCTGTTTGTGATTGAAGAGTTACTTCAGGATCTCTCGGATCTGACTCTGGGAACCGCCATTCTGGCTGCATTTGTCGGTGGTGTGGTGTCCCGCTTACTGGGAGGACGGGGGCTTATTCCCGAACTCAATGGCATTGATACCAGTTTTTCTCTTCAGGAGATCCCTTTCCTCCTGATTCTGGGGGCGATCGCGGGGGTTCTGGGGGGTCTTTTTTGCCAGGGCATTCTGGCCAGTCTTGCCTTCTACCGCAACTGGTTCCGCCCCTGGGCCCTGTCCTGGCGCATGGCTCTGGCCGGAGGGGTGACTGGAATTGTGCTGGCCCTGCTCCCCCCGATTCTGCGGAGTAGCACGGAGTCCCAGGATTTCCTGGTCGTCGGCAACACGACCTGGCAGATGGTCGCGATCGCCTTCTTAGCCCGTTGTTTTCTGATCCTGGTTGCCTACGGTTCGGGGGCACCGGGAGGGCTTTTTGCCCCCTCCCTGCTCCTGGGATCAGCCCTGGGAGGCTTGATGGAAATAGCCGTCCAGGGCTTCCAGCACATCAGTGGTGCCCACTTCTTCATCAGCTCCCCTACAATCTACGCCCTGACTGGGATGGGGGCATTTTTTAGTGCCGTCACCCGGGGACCCATCACCGCGATCGTGATCGTGTTTGAAATGACCGCCGATTTCAACGTGGTGCTGCCGCTGATGATTGGTTCTGTCGCCTCCTATCTGGTGGCAGAGCGCCTTTTTCAAGGATCCATCTACAAACATCTCTTAGAGTTACGGGGCATTCATCTGGAGCAAAAAGCCCCTGCCGATCAACGCTGGCAAACCCTGACCGCAGCCGATATTATGCAGCGCCGGGTTGAAACCTTAAGCAGTCAGATGACGATCGAGGAGGCCAGACAAGCCTTTGCCCGCTCCCATCACCGGGGCTTTCCAGTGGTGGAGGCAGGCAAACTGGTCGGTATCCTGTCCCAATCTGATCTGGGGAAAGCAGTGCAGCGCCAGATGGCAGGCCATCTTCCCCTCAGCCTGATCATGTCACACCGGCTGGTCACGGTCGGCCCAACAGATTCCCTGGCCCATGTTCTGTATCTTCTGAACCACTATCAGGTTAGTCGCCTGCCCGTCACCGAAGGGCGCAAGCTCATTGGCATTATCACCCGAGCCGATATTATCCGGGCGGAATCAGATCAGGTGAGTGGTGAAACCAATCCCCTGGGTCCTAAGCCAGAACCCTCCTACGTGGTCTACCAGACTCAAGCTCCAGCAACGGGACAGGGCCGCTTACTGGTGCCCCTGAGTAATCCTGAAACAGCAGATGCATTGCTCCGACTCGCTGCCACGATCGCCAAACAGCGTCATTATGAATTGGAGTGCCTGCAGGTGGTGCTGGTGCCCCGCCACAAGGCCCCCTCAGAAACACCAGTCGATATCACCGCCAGTCGTTATTTGATGGATCATGCCGTGCAACAAGGACAGACCTGGAAAATTCCAGTTCATACCCAGGTGCGGGTGGCCCATGATGTGGCCCAGGCCGTGTTAGAAACGATTAAGGAGCGACATATCGATTTGCTGCTTATGGGCTGGAAAGGGAGCACAACGACACCCGGACGGATTTTTGGCAATGCGGTCGATACGGCAATTCGGCAGGCAGCCTGCGATGTCATCCTGGTCAAGCTGAGCGATCGACTGAAGCTCCATCTCCCTGCCGGAGAACTGCTCACCCGCGAATCCGCCTATGATGCGCTGCTCCGCCTCGTGACCCTGAATCGCTGGTTGGTTCCAACTGCCGGAGGACCCAATGCCCAGTATGCCATCACCCTGATGCCCGCTCTGACCTCCCTGAGTCGGAAGGCCGAAGTCCGTCTCTGTCAGGTCTTTCCACCATCTGAGACAGCTTACGATATTTCCACGCTGGAGACCAATGCTCAGTTTCTCCGCCAACAACTCGCCAGTCCCGTAATTACCATTCCACTTTGTGCGAAATCCGTCTCCGATGCTGTGATTGACATGGCGCAGAAAGACCAGTGTGATGTCATCGTCCTGGGAGCCAGCCGGGAAGGCTTGCTCCAGCAAGTCATTCAGGGCAATATTCCTGAGGCGATCTCCCATCACTGTGACTGTACTGTGATTCTGGTGCGAAAAGCCTTAGCCTGA
- the ileS gene encoding isoleucine--tRNA ligase: protein MTEAGAYKDTVNLPKTDFDMRANAVKREPELQSFWADQKIYEHLSQNNPGDVFILHDGPPYANGALHMGHALNKTLKDIINKYQLLQGRKVRYVPGWDCHGLPIELQVLKDMKQEERQRLSPLQLRHKARDFALKTVETQRESFKRFGIWGDWDHPYLTLKPSYEAAQIGVFGQMVLKGHIYRGLKPVHWSPSSKTALAEAELEYPEGHVSASIYVAFPMTTLAPAIRLPLDPYLPTLKVAIWTTTPWTIPANLAVSVNPELVYAIVRRARDLEGEPEYLLVAKDLVERLATLLGEDLTVEATVMGKVLEHSTYRHPLYDRQSPIVLGGDWITTDSGTGLVHTAPGHGQDDYLVGQHYGLPILSPVDGDGNFTEEAGPFAGLNVLGEGNRAVINALAEAGALLKEEPYPHKYPYDWRTKKPTIYRATEQWFASVAGFREEALQAIASVRWVPAQGENRITPMVAERSDWCISRQRNWGVPIPVFYDEETGEPLLNEATIAHVQALFAEKGSDTWWELPLEDLLPEPYRHNGRTYRRGTDTMDVWFDSGSSWAAVLQAEPDDRAPLQYPADIYLEGSDQHRGWFQSSLLTSVAANGCAPYKMVLTHGFALDEQGRKMSKSLGNVVDPMMIINGGKNQKEDPPYGADVLRLWVSSVDYSADVLIGKTIIKQLADVYRKIRNTARFLLGNLHDFVPERDAVPYDQMSNLDHYMLHRMGEVFTEVTDAFESFQFFRFFQTVQNFCVVDLSNFYLDIAKDRLYISAADTPRRRSCQTVLHLAVENLARSIAPVLSHMAEDIWQFLPYPTLYPSVFESGWVKLEKQWQNPALAETWSTLRQLRSEVNKVLERARADKAIGAPLEAKVLLYVPDQSLRQTLQAMNPEDSLRGNRVDELRYLLIVSQVEVLESPEVLQDLPYRAESELVSVGVVNASGEKCDRCWNYSTQVGQSADHPLLCERCVPAIVGDF from the coding sequence GTGACAGAAGCTGGAGCCTACAAAGATACCGTCAACCTGCCCAAAACTGACTTTGACATGCGTGCTAACGCTGTCAAGCGGGAACCGGAATTGCAATCCTTCTGGGCAGATCAGAAGATTTATGAGCACCTGTCGCAGAACAATCCAGGTGATGTGTTTATCCTGCATGACGGGCCGCCCTATGCCAACGGGGCGCTGCACATGGGGCATGCACTGAACAAAACCCTGAAGGACATTATCAATAAGTACCAACTGCTCCAGGGCCGCAAGGTTCGTTATGTCCCCGGATGGGATTGTCACGGGCTGCCGATCGAACTCCAGGTTCTGAAGGACATGAAACAGGAGGAACGGCAGCGGCTCTCTCCCCTGCAACTGCGCCACAAAGCCAGAGATTTTGCCCTCAAAACCGTAGAGACTCAGCGAGAGAGCTTTAAGCGATTTGGGATTTGGGGAGATTGGGATCACCCTTACCTGACCCTGAAGCCCAGCTATGAGGCCGCCCAGATTGGGGTCTTTGGGCAGATGGTCCTGAAGGGTCACATCTACCGGGGTTTGAAGCCGGTCCACTGGAGCCCCAGTTCCAAAACAGCCCTGGCGGAAGCTGAGCTGGAGTATCCGGAGGGGCACGTCTCGGCCAGTATCTACGTGGCCTTCCCCATGACCACCCTGGCTCCAGCCATTCGCCTGCCCCTCGACCCCTATTTGCCAACCCTGAAGGTAGCCATCTGGACCACCACCCCCTGGACGATTCCGGCCAACCTGGCGGTGAGCGTGAATCCGGAACTGGTGTACGCGATCGTGCGGCGGGCTAGGGATCTGGAGGGCGAACCGGAATACCTGCTGGTGGCCAAGGATCTGGTGGAGCGGCTGGCAACTCTCCTGGGGGAGGATCTGACCGTGGAAGCGACGGTGATGGGGAAGGTGCTGGAGCACTCCACCTATCGCCATCCCCTCTACGATCGCCAGAGTCCGATCGTCCTTGGTGGGGACTGGATCACCACTGACTCTGGTACGGGGCTGGTCCACACCGCTCCCGGTCATGGTCAAGATGACTACCTGGTGGGTCAGCACTATGGGTTGCCGATTCTTTCCCCGGTGGATGGGGATGGCAACTTTACAGAAGAGGCGGGGCCTTTTGCTGGGCTGAATGTTCTGGGAGAAGGGAATCGAGCGGTGATTAATGCTCTGGCTGAAGCCGGAGCTCTGCTGAAGGAAGAACCCTATCCGCACAAGTATCCCTACGACTGGCGGACCAAAAAACCGACAATCTATCGGGCCACAGAACAGTGGTTCGCCTCGGTGGCCGGGTTTCGGGAGGAAGCCCTGCAAGCGATCGCCTCGGTTCGCTGGGTTCCGGCCCAGGGCGAGAACCGGATCACCCCTATGGTGGCAGAACGATCGGACTGGTGTATTTCCCGCCAGCGGAATTGGGGCGTTCCCATTCCCGTGTTCTACGACGAGGAGACGGGGGAACCCCTGCTGAATGAAGCGACGATCGCCCATGTCCAGGCCCTGTTTGCCGAGAAAGGCTCGGACACCTGGTGGGAACTGCCTCTGGAAGACTTGCTACCAGAGCCTTACCGCCACAATGGGCGTACCTACCGCCGGGGTACGGACACGATGGATGTCTGGTTCGACTCCGGTTCTTCCTGGGCTGCCGTTTTACAGGCCGAACCGGACGATCGGGCTCCTTTACAATATCCGGCGGATATCTACCTGGAGGGATCGGACCAGCACCGGGGCTGGTTTCAGTCCAGCCTGTTGACCAGTGTGGCGGCCAATGGCTGTGCCCCCTACAAGATGGTCTTGACCCACGGCTTTGCCCTGGATGAGCAGGGCCGCAAGATGAGTAAATCCCTGGGCAATGTGGTGGACCCGATGATGATCATCAATGGGGGCAAAAACCAGAAGGAGGATCCTCCCTATGGGGCAGATGTGCTGCGCCTCTGGGTGTCTTCGGTGGATTATTCGGCGGATGTGTTGATCGGGAAGACCATTATCAAGCAACTGGCCGATGTTTACCGCAAAATCCGCAATACGGCCCGCTTTCTGTTGGGGAATTTGCATGACTTTGTGCCGGAGCGGGATGCGGTTCCCTATGACCAGATGTCCAACCTGGACCATTACATGCTGCACCGGATGGGTGAAGTGTTCACCGAAGTGACGGATGCTTTTGAGAGTTTCCAGTTTTTCCGCTTTTTCCAGACGGTGCAGAATTTTTGTGTTGTCGATTTATCCAATTTCTACCTGGATATTGCCAAGGACCGGCTCTACATCAGTGCGGCGGATACCCCCCGTCGCCGCAGTTGTCAGACAGTGCTGCACCTGGCCGTAGAAAATCTGGCCCGATCGATCGCCCCTGTCCTCTCCCATATGGCTGAGGATATCTGGCAATTTCTGCCCTATCCCACCCTGTACCCATCGGTGTTTGAGTCCGGCTGGGTGAAACTGGAAAAACAATGGCAGAATCCTGCTCTGGCAGAAACCTGGTCCACCCTGCGGCAATTGCGATCGGAGGTAAACAAAGTGCTGGAGCGGGCCAGGGCAGACAAGGCGATCGGGGCTCCCCTGGAAGCGAAGGTGTTGCTGTATGTGCCGGATCAGTCCCTGCGCCAGACGCTCCAAGCCATGAATCCAGAGGATAGCCTGAGAGGCAATCGGGTGGATGAACTGCGCTACCTGTTGATTGTCTCCCAGGTGGAGGTGCTGGAGTCGCCAGAGGTGTTGCAGGATCTCCCCTACCGGGCTGAATCGGAGCTGGTTAGTGTGGGGGTGGTGAACGCCTCTGGCGAGAAGTGCGATCGCTGCTGGAACTATTCCACCCAGGTGGGCCAATCCGCCGATCATCCCCTGCTCTGTGAGCGCTGCGTTCCGGCTATTGTCGGCGACTTCTAA
- a CDS encoding SH3 domain-containing protein → MSKTFWMGVLVVTVSLGSSLPVQARSAMLFAPDPSSRINVRSGPSIEDEVISTGLMGDRVETLREIEGKDGYVWYYVRFNSSGLEGWVREDRLTFSLTAPPRQGTVSSIALAACQQEAERVFGPSVVLDVVEVRLDRSAIRTVILRSRSRGLSGLCRVFSDGTIVAFEQQRENRLPANQTQTLATFQTARYSVRIWQTAGLHYMNLYDKKVGRMVVNNARVSTVVIGEITTYQTTAGNRTYTIRVKQSGQPTLEVGQTGQPIVQEVAP, encoded by the coding sequence ATGAGCAAAACTTTCTGGATGGGTGTACTGGTGGTGACAGTTTCTCTGGGGAGCAGTCTACCAGTGCAGGCCCGATCGGCCATGCTGTTTGCCCCTGACCCCAGTTCCCGGATTAATGTGCGATCCGGGCCGTCAATCGAGGATGAGGTGATTTCCACCGGCTTGATGGGCGATCGGGTGGAAACCCTGCGGGAGATCGAGGGTAAGGATGGGTACGTCTGGTACTATGTCCGCTTCAACAGCTCCGGGCTGGAAGGCTGGGTGCGGGAAGATCGGCTCACGTTTTCCCTGACCGCTCCACCTCGCCAGGGCACGGTGTCATCGATCGCCCTGGCAGCTTGTCAGCAAGAAGCTGAACGGGTCTTTGGTCCATCCGTAGTCTTGGATGTGGTAGAGGTGCGGCTCGATCGCAGTGCCATCCGCACAGTGATTCTGCGCTCCCGCAGCCGGGGGCTCTCTGGCCTCTGCCGGGTCTTCAGCGACGGCACGATCGTCGCCTTTGAACAGCAGAGAGAAAATCGCCTGCCTGCGAATCAGACCCAAACCCTGGCTACTTTTCAGACAGCCCGTTATAGTGTGCGGATTTGGCAGACGGCAGGCCTCCACTACATGAACCTGTACGACAAAAAAGTGGGTCGGATGGTCGTCAATAATGCCCGAGTTTCTACAGTCGTGATCGGAGAAATAACCACCTATCAGACCACCGCCGGAAACCGAACCTATACTATCCGGGTCAAACAGTCTGGGCAGCCGACCCTCGAAGTAGGGCAGACTGGTCAACCGATCGTTCAGGAGGTGGCTCCTTAG
- a CDS encoding neutral zinc metallopeptidase — translation MDWEKGRRSTNVEDRRGMRVSAPLVGGGIGTVLLALLVAVLGGDPTIILNQANPSRTAPTQGEPRSGASRSSSNDQMADFVSVVLADTEDTWRDIFRQNGQTYVEPKLVLYSDAVKSACGFARSTVGPFYCPADQKVYIDLSFYRDLQEKFQAPGDFAQAYVVAHEIGHHVQNLLGISDQVTVLQRRTNPEEANQLSVRLELQADCFAGVWGNHANRSRQILQKGDIEEALRAASSIGDDRLQRQAQGYVVPESFTHGSSAQRVRWFKRGLETGDPKQCNTFAAKNL, via the coding sequence ATGGATTGGGAAAAAGGTCGTCGGAGTACGAATGTTGAAGATCGTCGGGGCATGCGGGTATCAGCTCCATTGGTTGGGGGGGGCATTGGAACTGTGCTGTTGGCTCTCCTGGTGGCTGTGCTGGGGGGTGACCCCACCATCATTCTGAACCAGGCAAATCCGTCCAGGACTGCTCCCACCCAGGGAGAGCCCCGATCGGGGGCATCCCGATCCTCCAGTAATGACCAGATGGCTGACTTTGTTTCTGTTGTTCTGGCCGACACGGAAGACACCTGGCGCGATATTTTTCGCCAGAATGGCCAAACTTACGTCGAACCCAAACTGGTGCTCTACAGCGATGCGGTCAAATCGGCCTGCGGCTTTGCCCGATCGACAGTTGGCCCCTTCTATTGTCCAGCGGATCAGAAAGTCTACATTGACCTCAGTTTTTATCGCGATTTACAAGAGAAATTTCAGGCCCCAGGAGACTTCGCCCAGGCCTATGTGGTGGCCCATGAAATTGGCCACCACGTTCAGAATCTGCTGGGCATCTCGGATCAGGTGACGGTGCTGCAACGGCGGACCAATCCAGAGGAGGCCAATCAGTTATCGGTGCGGTTGGAGCTACAGGCCGATTGTTTTGCGGGGGTCTGGGGCAACCATGCCAACCGATCGCGGCAGATTCTGCAAAAAGGGGATATTGAGGAAGCCCTGCGGGCTGCCAGCAGCATTGGGGACGATCGGCTACAGCGGCAGGCCCAGGGATACGTGGTGCCTGAATCCTTCACCCACGGTAGCTCTGCCCAGCGCGTGCGCTGGTTTAAGCGGGGGTTGGAGACGGGTGATCCAAAGCAATGTAATACTTTCGCAGCCAAGAATTTGTGA